From a region of the Salinispira pacifica genome:
- a CDS encoding PTS sugar transporter subunit IIA, whose product MELYSFLEKQCCRIGLRGKTRREVIQELATLACRSRHLDESRIEEVSAALEKRESQGSTGFGGGIAIPHARLDNMDDFVLAVGVHPDGVDFDALDRKRVRLFFVILGPEERVNDHLKLLAAVSRALTRTNAKKEILAAQGNEAVYEAFLRNAEGLVEGKKEKPKSRLLVLILFLEEYVYDVLELYLQRGIDGATVIDSFGMGEYISNVPIFATFIGFMQEKKNHSKTILAMVPEDMEAELVQSIEDLLGDLDKKQGAMLFSLDVSMYKGSMKML is encoded by the coding sequence ATGGAACTATACTCTTTTCTGGAAAAACAATGCTGCAGAATCGGGCTGCGGGGAAAAACCAGGCGGGAGGTCATCCAGGAACTGGCCACCCTTGCCTGCCGGAGCAGACACCTGGATGAGAGCAGGATTGAAGAAGTGAGCGCTGCGCTGGAAAAACGGGAATCCCAGGGATCCACCGGCTTCGGCGGGGGGATCGCCATACCTCATGCACGGCTGGACAACATGGATGACTTTGTTCTTGCGGTGGGGGTTCATCCTGACGGAGTGGATTTTGACGCCCTGGACCGGAAGCGCGTACGCCTCTTTTTCGTCATTCTTGGACCGGAAGAACGGGTGAACGACCATCTGAAACTTCTTGCTGCGGTTTCCCGGGCACTTACCCGCACAAACGCCAAGAAGGAGATTCTTGCAGCCCAGGGCAATGAAGCGGTATACGAAGCCTTTCTCCGGAACGCCGAGGGGCTGGTTGAAGGAAAAAAGGAAAAGCCCAAGAGCAGACTGCTGGTGCTCATTCTGTTTCTCGAAGAATACGTCTACGATGTTCTGGAACTCTATCTTCAGCGGGGCATAGATGGAGCCACGGTTATCGACAGTTTCGGAATGGGAGAATATATCAGCAACGTTCCCATCTTCGCCACCTTCATCGGGTTTATGCAGGAAAAGAAAAATCATTCGAAGACAATTCTGGCAATGGTGCCCGAAGACATGGAAGCGGAACTGGTGCAGAGCATTGAAGATCTCCTGGGAGACCTGGATAAAAAACAGGGCGCCATGCTGTTTTCACTGGATGTTTCCATGTACAAAGGCAGCATGAAAATGCTCTGA
- a CDS encoding cation:proton antiporter — translation MDEGAEFLTLARETFENIQLFFTHHMLMSVGLLLLSGYFLARLASRVKLPEVTGFIIAGLVMGESILGFVPHHVSSDMSLVTEVALGLIALTIGGEFYWVKLKSMGPGVVIITLIQIFAAFISTTLGLYLFNMELPYAMILGAIATATAPAATVAIVQSLNASGKFVDYLYGVVALDDAGAVIVFGVVFALVGGIIDPQAAQGVVQSASEAAHGGGHGTGRVILHALMEVVMSVGTGALAGYILHLLVRKKRKPNEIMIISLGVVFFTIGLAVAFNLSPLLTNMAAGAVIINLGARNHRIFHILEPLTPPIYALFFVLAGSELDLSILGDPRVVLLGSVYILFRALGKYGGVWVGAKIARSPRGISEYLGLCMLPQAGVAIGLTLMVQASPLGQQLMAHNPAILSDMINIVLISVFINELFGPPLSKFALVRGLELEE, via the coding sequence ATGGATGAAGGTGCGGAATTTCTGACCCTGGCCCGGGAAACATTTGAGAACATCCAGCTGTTCTTCACTCACCACATGCTCATGAGTGTGGGACTGCTGCTGCTCAGCGGATATTTTTTGGCCCGGCTCGCCTCCAGGGTAAAACTCCCGGAGGTGACCGGGTTTATTATTGCCGGATTGGTGATGGGTGAAAGCATTCTCGGATTCGTACCCCATCACGTAAGTTCGGATATGTCGCTGGTTACCGAGGTTGCCCTTGGTCTGATTGCCCTCACCATCGGTGGGGAATTCTACTGGGTAAAGCTGAAAAGCATGGGGCCCGGGGTGGTGATCATTACGCTGATACAGATCTTCGCGGCCTTTATCAGTACTACGCTGGGACTTTACCTGTTCAATATGGAACTGCCCTATGCCATGATTCTCGGGGCCATTGCCACGGCCACCGCTCCTGCGGCCACGGTGGCCATTGTCCAAAGCCTGAATGCTTCGGGTAAATTTGTGGACTATCTCTACGGTGTGGTGGCTCTTGATGATGCCGGAGCGGTAATCGTGTTCGGAGTGGTCTTCGCCCTTGTGGGGGGCATTATCGATCCCCAGGCAGCTCAGGGTGTGGTTCAGTCCGCATCGGAAGCGGCCCATGGCGGGGGCCACGGCACGGGAAGGGTGATCCTTCACGCCCTGATGGAAGTGGTAATGAGCGTGGGCACCGGCGCTCTTGCGGGCTATATTCTCCATCTTCTGGTGAGAAAAAAGCGTAAGCCCAATGAGATTATGATTATCTCCCTGGGAGTAGTTTTTTTCACCATAGGATTGGCAGTCGCCTTCAACCTTTCTCCTCTGCTCACAAACATGGCTGCGGGAGCAGTTATTATCAATCTGGGGGCAAGAAATCATCGGATTTTTCATATTCTTGAACCTCTCACCCCTCCCATCTACGCCCTCTTTTTTGTGCTGGCAGGAAGCGAGCTGGATCTCTCCATTCTGGGAGATCCCAGAGTAGTGCTTCTCGGCAGTGTATATATTCTCTTCCGTGCTCTCGGTAAATACGGCGGAGTGTGGGTGGGAGCCAAAATCGCCCGTTCACCCCGGGGAATCAGTGAATACCTGGGGCTCTGTATGCTCCCCCAGGCCGGTGTGGCAATCGGCCTCACCCTTATGGTTCAGGCTTCGCCCCTTGGTCAGCAGCTCATGGCGCATAATCCCGCCATACTCAGCGATATGATCAACATTGTTCTCATTTCCGTTTTTATTAATGAGCTGTTCGGGCCGCCGCTGTCGAAATTCGCCCTGGTACGGGGACTGGAACTGGAGGAATAA
- a CDS encoding GspE/PulE family protein, with amino-acid sequence MEFIETQRALFLGTTRQDSENIAWIAVSGRCREKTRSFLTNYHRWRENSRVMFLPCSDIDVEIHLTRLSGGEGNRADAQLHAQTGPLSQGPGQRMLRSILLEAVKRQATDIHFEPGSQEPCTNGHAMGTDDSGEAGIRVNVHGELQVMRKISPQMCSILVNSLRVLAALEIFSHGAPQDGSFTLKTGLRNVRMRLSVLSTMQGPSASIRILNPGKDFPSPEQLGFSETTLRFFRYSLSSSHGLILFSGPTGCGKTTSMYGLAGEAVKLGRKVISIEEPVEIILPGVEQIEANSLAGLDYPAFLPAALRRKPDVLIIGEIRDRTTAELALDAGLSGHLVLSTIHAPSAETASHRLKSLGIRDRFRLQVLKAVVGQRLIHHQDGTVELEENLHIPPSCSSGAIQPGEELCRAS; translated from the coding sequence ATGGAGTTTATTGAAACCCAGAGAGCACTGTTTCTCGGGACAACCCGGCAGGATTCGGAAAATATTGCCTGGATAGCGGTGAGCGGCAGATGCAGGGAAAAGACGCGGAGCTTTCTCACCAATTACCACCGATGGCGGGAAAACTCCAGGGTGATGTTTCTTCCCTGCTCGGACATCGATGTGGAAATACACCTGACGCGTCTGAGCGGCGGGGAAGGAAACAGGGCAGATGCTCAGCTTCATGCCCAAACCGGTCCTTTGAGTCAGGGGCCGGGACAGCGGATGCTCCGGTCGATTCTCCTGGAGGCAGTAAAACGACAAGCCACCGATATTCATTTTGAGCCCGGATCGCAGGAGCCGTGCACCAACGGCCATGCCATGGGAACGGATGATTCCGGTGAAGCCGGAATCAGAGTTAATGTACACGGGGAATTGCAGGTGATGCGGAAGATCAGTCCTCAAATGTGTTCCATTCTTGTTAACAGCCTCCGCGTACTGGCCGCACTGGAAATCTTTTCCCACGGAGCACCCCAGGACGGCTCCTTTACCTTGAAAACAGGACTCCGGAATGTGCGAATGCGATTGTCAGTTCTCTCAACCATGCAGGGACCATCGGCCAGCATCCGTATCCTGAATCCGGGAAAAGACTTCCCGTCTCCGGAACAGCTGGGATTCAGCGAAACAACTCTCAGGTTTTTCCGATACAGCCTGAGTTCATCCCATGGCCTGATCCTCTTCTCCGGTCCCACAGGCTGCGGTAAAACCACCAGTATGTATGGCCTTGCCGGTGAGGCGGTTAAGCTGGGCAGGAAAGTTATCAGCATAGAAGAACCGGTGGAAATAATTCTTCCGGGTGTGGAACAGATAGAAGCGAACAGCCTGGCAGGACTGGATTACCCGGCGTTCCTGCCGGCAGCCCTGCGCCGTAAACCTGATGTATTGATAATCGGAGAGATTCGCGACCGTACCACTGCTGAACTTGCCCTTGATGCAGGATTGAGCGGTCACCTGGTACTGAGCACCATACACGCACCCTCTGCTGAGACTGCATCCCACAGACTGAAGAGCCTGGGAATCAGAGACCGGTTCAGACTGCAGGTTCTCAAAGCCGTGGTCGGCCAGCGCCTGATCCATCATCAGGATGGAACCGTTGAACTGGAGGAAAATCTCCATATCCCTCCCTCCTGTAGTTCGGGAGCCATTCAGCCAGGAGAAGAATTATGTAGGGCCTCCTGA
- a CDS encoding type II secretion system F family protein: MYGTMKSCPGKKVSRDFCRSLRIYLEHGYTLRDSLCRIHREIGEKQMKEFLRDITADLEDGAGWQETFERYCPENSSLQLLSQANSGTTVVRVCSVLEKQLDKEIELDRRLSSSLVYPVWVLFLTLVFALAYSLGPLGKMSGLAGSPADWLNIIFPILITESLLLWAAGLRFACMPDKPFWIRTVLDRIPFLLHLQQLSSWVRICAQLSVGKTAGVPLQDQLEEMARLLRGLPEAGVLSACADARISGDWNRLPSRIAETGALRNFHELHSMCRSIISGQDSPEIIRNSWNLLSIRLQQNIARACSVLQPLAISLAGISVLLLSSRIISSYHGRILEITGGL; encoded by the coding sequence ATGTACGGTACAATGAAAAGCTGTCCGGGAAAAAAGGTGAGCAGGGATTTCTGCCGAAGTCTCAGAATTTATCTCGAGCATGGGTACACGCTACGAGACAGTCTGTGCCGAATCCACCGAGAAATCGGAGAAAAACAGATGAAGGAATTTCTCCGTGATATCACCGCCGATCTGGAGGACGGTGCAGGCTGGCAGGAGACCTTTGAACGTTACTGCCCGGAAAATTCATCCCTGCAGCTGCTTTCACAGGCGAACTCCGGAACCACAGTGGTCCGGGTATGCTCAGTTCTTGAGAAGCAGCTGGATAAAGAGATTGAACTGGATCGGCGTTTATCCTCCTCTCTGGTATATCCGGTCTGGGTCCTTTTTCTCACCCTGGTTTTTGCCCTGGCCTACTCCCTGGGACCCCTGGGGAAAATGAGCGGATTGGCCGGCAGTCCCGCAGATTGGTTGAACATCATCTTTCCAATTCTGATCACCGAATCTCTGCTGTTATGGGCCGCCGGGCTCAGATTTGCCTGTATGCCGGATAAGCCCTTTTGGATCAGAACTGTTCTGGACAGGATTCCCTTTTTACTCCATCTGCAGCAGCTCAGCAGCTGGGTTCGCATCTGCGCACAGCTGTCCGTCGGAAAGACGGCCGGGGTTCCTTTGCAGGATCAGCTGGAGGAAATGGCCCGGCTGTTGAGAGGACTACCGGAAGCGGGAGTTCTATCGGCATGTGCAGATGCCAGGATATCCGGGGACTGGAACCGGCTCCCAAGCAGGATTGCTGAAACCGGTGCTCTGAGAAATTTTCATGAATTACACAGCATGTGCCGTTCAATTATCTCCGGACAGGATTCGCCGGAGATAATTCGAAACAGCTGGAACCTCCTCAGCATCCGGCTTCAACAAAACATTGCCCGGGCATGCTCTGTACTCCAGCCCCTTGCAATCTCCCTGGCGGGTATTTCGGTACTCCTGCTGAGCAGCAGAATCATCTCCTCATATCACGGACGGATTCTGGAAATCACCGGAGGACTATAA
- a CDS encoding alpha-amylase family glycosyl hydrolase: MQSWGKLIRRNWVPVLSGIFIMMMLAACATQEALPPPPQVDRTPPMDEVADFTGDYDSAVFQDWNDRTYYQIFVRSFNDSDGDGIGDLQGIIEKLDYLNDGDPETDSDLGISGIWLMPINESPSYHGYDVVDYYSIESDYGTMEDFELLLEEAEARGIKIIMDLVLNHSSSQHPWFIASKRGDPEFKDYYVWSDTDPGIEGPWGQQVWHNGGNGEYYYGVFWGGMPDLNYYNQEVNSKVNDIIRFWLEDVGVHGFRLDAIMYLKEEGNLLMNTFSNHEWFQEFHDFYKGINPDAFTIGEVWTNTEEVVKYIGNEVDTAFEFDLATAMLNSVRGGQNSDITAQQEKVNEMYPEGQYGRFLANHDQTRSATVLSGDLEKQKIAASLLLTGPGIPFLYYGEEVGVEGSKPDEHLRRPMHWTPRGGFTEGDPWQDYAAKLETRNVETMEDEPGSLLNRYRSLIQLRNDSPALRRGTLEHIPSSTRRVYAYFRYTPEESLLVVNNLGTLQEDYGLFLKQSPWAEGFALEPVYAATAEDIFRGEDAREYLDGKISQPVVNDQGGFEDFKVLGSLEARATYIFRVIPE; this comes from the coding sequence ATGCAAAGTTGGGGAAAACTCATACGACGGAACTGGGTTCCCGTGCTATCGGGAATCTTTATTATGATGATGCTGGCAGCCTGTGCGACCCAGGAAGCTCTGCCTCCGCCGCCTCAGGTGGACAGAACTCCGCCCATGGATGAAGTGGCGGATTTCACCGGGGATTATGATTCTGCGGTGTTTCAGGACTGGAATGACCGAACGTATTATCAGATCTTCGTCCGGTCGTTCAACGATTCCGATGGCGACGGTATCGGGGACCTTCAGGGAATAATCGAGAAGCTGGACTATCTCAACGACGGGGATCCTGAGACAGACAGCGATCTGGGAATTTCCGGTATCTGGCTGATGCCGATTAACGAAAGCCCAAGCTATCACGGATATGATGTGGTTGATTATTATTCCATCGAATCGGATTACGGAACCATGGAGGATTTTGAACTCCTTCTGGAGGAGGCCGAGGCCCGGGGCATCAAAATAATCATGGACCTGGTTCTTAACCATTCCAGCAGTCAGCATCCCTGGTTCATTGCCAGCAAACGGGGTGACCCGGAGTTCAAGGATTATTATGTCTGGTCGGATACCGATCCCGGCATTGAAGGCCCCTGGGGGCAGCAGGTCTGGCATAACGGCGGAAACGGCGAATATTACTACGGAGTGTTCTGGGGCGGAATGCCTGACCTGAACTATTACAATCAGGAAGTGAACAGCAAAGTCAACGATATCATCCGCTTCTGGCTGGAAGACGTGGGGGTTCACGGTTTCAGACTTGATGCAATTATGTATCTGAAAGAAGAAGGCAACCTTCTCATGAACACATTCAGCAATCATGAATGGTTCCAGGAATTTCATGACTTTTATAAAGGAATCAACCCGGATGCGTTCACAATAGGCGAGGTATGGACCAATACCGAAGAGGTTGTAAAGTATATCGGCAATGAAGTTGATACTGCATTTGAGTTTGACCTTGCAACGGCCATGCTGAATTCCGTGCGGGGCGGTCAGAATTCCGATATTACCGCCCAGCAGGAAAAGGTGAACGAGATGTATCCTGAGGGTCAGTATGGACGCTTTCTTGCAAACCATGACCAGACCCGCAGCGCAACGGTTCTCTCGGGAGATCTTGAGAAGCAGAAAATCGCCGCATCCCTGCTGCTCACCGGCCCCGGCATACCGTTCCTGTATTATGGTGAAGAAGTGGGGGTGGAGGGAAGCAAACCCGATGAACATCTCCGCCGGCCCATGCACTGGACACCCCGGGGCGGTTTTACAGAAGGGGATCCCTGGCAGGATTATGCCGCCAAACTGGAAACCCGGAATGTGGAAACCATGGAAGATGAGCCGGGGTCTCTTCTCAACCGCTACCGCAGTCTCATCCAGCTGAGGAACGATTCGCCTGCCCTCCGACGGGGTACGCTGGAACATATTCCCAGCTCCACCCGCCGTGTGTATGCGTATTTTCGCTACACACCCGAGGAGAGTCTGCTGGTGGTAAATAATCTGGGTACTCTCCAGGAAGACTACGGCCTTTTCCTGAAGCAGTCACCCTGGGCGGAGGGGTTTGCTCTTGAACCCGTGTATGCGGCAACTGCCGAGGATATTTTCCGGGGTGAGGATGCCCGGGAGTATCTTGACGGAAAAATTTCCCAGCCTGTGGTGAATGACCAGGGCGGCTTTGAGGATTTCAAAGTTCTGGGAAGTCTGGAAGCCCGTGCAACATATATCTTCCGGGTAATTCCGGAGTAA
- a CDS encoding amylo-alpha-1,6-glucosidase, giving the protein MVHKTGSVQVPSIFRGILILILPLLISLAAVSCATAVEEEPEPVRIASLAFQKGDSTMNYPSVSFHSDGLPRESLPAGATMEDVEHFMGTAAIEIPPGERRQYVFGDNISGYLELFTHSYRRGNGYQIAESTVVADVAAARNGSLLNRRIDAGKAVLYPGFIRHEYDRAHETLSLFAESHSMALNVVSPDDGDAAIISFFPAFKTSLSRYNVEVEDDVFLLIPHRLSDDHPSVIAISSDVPVTLGENLRASLGREPLETSVFLQESGDAGAGEAVPVRLQELGAEELEQSERDVRNALKISDHSPLLSFTTVEKVHSAGLYISFGMDRDQALEAARHARSRGLEDHVKEIFDITLSSNIRSGNPMLDSSLYWSLYSGYSMVTRQYGTGIWAGLPWFRQNWGRDTFIALPGILLVNGRFDDARAVLHNFTRFQNRDEEDVNYGRVPNRVNNPDDIIYNTTDGTPWLLREALEYIHYSGDTGFAPEILETARHYILGAEKNYLGEDGLLHHDDADTWMDARIAGNEPWSARGSKAVEIQALWYTALKSSAEIARLSGDAELAGEWERMASRTQQAFVEQFWDGEALADRIRPDGSVDTKLRPNQLMAISVPFLGELDDRSFLTPEQEAAAVQNTVNGLLYPYGIASLNPEHPYFHPHHDQTGMFHKDAAYHNGTVWGWNAGPALTALLKIGDDEISSKLILNLADQIINMGTAGSMSELLDALPDENGRPIPSGTFSQAWSVSEYARVLLQDLVGFRPRLLDNTLHLSPRIGEEILPPGEELSARLAFGNGEYLNLRAVREENGNTIYDVQNGSQRDYNLAMSIYDSNRGWVTNSYRIDGGAELSIREDDTSDWTVVYPAFPSVLNSLEFRDPEKDSMRDFPAMEEQNYLQKIIQNGEFR; this is encoded by the coding sequence ATGGTACATAAAACCGGATCCGTTCAGGTTCCATCGATTTTTCGTGGAATATTGATATTAATTCTACCGCTTCTGATTTCTCTCGCAGCGGTTTCCTGCGCAACCGCAGTTGAAGAAGAGCCTGAACCGGTGAGAATTGCTTCTCTCGCATTTCAAAAAGGAGACAGCACAATGAATTATCCGTCTGTCAGTTTTCATTCCGATGGCCTGCCCCGGGAAAGCCTGCCCGCCGGAGCAACGATGGAGGACGTTGAACATTTTATGGGCACAGCGGCCATTGAAATTCCTCCGGGTGAACGGCGGCAGTATGTATTCGGAGACAACATTTCCGGATACCTGGAATTGTTCACCCACTCATACCGCCGGGGAAACGGCTATCAGATAGCCGAGAGTACCGTGGTCGCCGATGTGGCTGCAGCCCGCAACGGCAGTCTGCTGAACCGCAGAATAGATGCCGGCAAAGCTGTGCTCTACCCCGGGTTTATCAGGCATGAATATGACCGGGCTCATGAAACCCTCTCACTCTTTGCCGAGAGCCACAGCATGGCGCTGAACGTTGTATCGCCGGATGACGGGGATGCCGCAATTATCAGCTTTTTCCCGGCTTTCAAGACCAGCCTGAGCCGCTACAATGTGGAGGTGGAGGATGACGTGTTTTTGCTCATTCCCCACCGCCTCAGCGACGATCATCCGTCGGTGATCGCAATTTCATCGGATGTCCCGGTAACGCTGGGGGAAAATCTCCGGGCATCCCTTGGACGGGAACCCCTGGAAACCTCCGTTTTTCTACAGGAATCCGGAGATGCCGGTGCCGGGGAGGCAGTCCCGGTGAGACTTCAGGAGCTGGGTGCGGAAGAACTAGAGCAATCCGAACGGGATGTGCGAAACGCCCTGAAGATTTCCGACCACTCACCCCTTCTGAGTTTCACCACGGTGGAAAAAGTACATTCCGCGGGTCTGTATATCAGCTTCGGAATGGACCGGGATCAGGCCCTTGAGGCAGCCCGTCATGCCCGGTCACGTGGTCTGGAAGATCATGTGAAGGAAATTTTCGATATCACCCTCTCTTCCAATATTCGCTCGGGAAATCCCATGCTGGATTCATCCCTCTACTGGAGTCTCTATTCAGGCTACAGCATGGTCACCCGTCAGTACGGCACCGGTATCTGGGCCGGGCTGCCATGGTTCCGCCAGAATTGGGGCAGAGATACCTTTATTGCTCTGCCGGGTATTCTCCTGGTGAACGGCAGGTTTGACGATGCCAGGGCGGTGCTTCACAATTTCACCCGCTTTCAGAACCGGGATGAAGAGGATGTGAATTACGGCCGGGTCCCAAACCGGGTGAATAATCCCGATGATATTATCTACAACACCACCGACGGTACGCCCTGGCTTCTCCGGGAAGCACTGGAATATATTCACTACAGCGGCGATACCGGCTTTGCACCGGAAATACTGGAAACCGCCCGGCACTACATCCTGGGTGCGGAAAAAAACTATCTGGGTGAGGACGGACTGCTGCATCACGATGACGCGGACACATGGATGGACGCCCGTATCGCCGGGAATGAACCCTGGTCAGCCCGGGGCAGCAAAGCGGTGGAAATTCAGGCGCTGTGGTACACGGCTTTGAAGTCTTCGGCGGAAATTGCCCGTCTCAGCGGAGATGCGGAACTGGCGGGAGAATGGGAAAGAATGGCCAGCCGGACCCAGCAGGCATTCGTGGAACAATTCTGGGACGGTGAAGCACTGGCAGACAGAATCAGACCCGACGGAAGCGTTGATACCAAGCTCAGACCCAACCAGCTCATGGCAATTTCAGTACCATTTCTGGGCGAATTGGATGACCGGAGTTTTCTCACCCCTGAGCAGGAAGCGGCGGCAGTACAGAATACCGTGAACGGGCTTCTGTACCCCTACGGAATCGCAAGCCTGAATCCGGAACATCCCTATTTTCACCCCCACCACGATCAAACCGGCATGTTTCACAAAGACGCAGCATATCATAACGGCACGGTCTGGGGATGGAACGCCGGCCCCGCCCTCACCGCTCTTCTGAAAATCGGGGACGATGAAATCAGTTCAAAACTGATATTGAACCTGGCGGACCAGATTATCAATATGGGCACAGCAGGAAGCATGAGCGAACTCCTGGACGCCCTTCCCGATGAAAACGGACGCCCCATTCCGTCAGGTACATTCTCCCAGGCTTGGAGCGTCAGCGAGTACGCCCGGGTTCTCCTCCAGGATCTGGTGGGATTCCGTCCCCGGCTGCTGGATAACACCCTCCATCTGTCACCCCGGATCGGAGAGGAGATCCTTCCGCCGGGGGAAGAGCTTTCCGCACGGCTGGCCTTCGGAAACGGCGAATACCTGAATCTCCGGGCGGTACGGGAAGAAAACGGAAATACCATCTACGACGTTCAAAACGGCTCCCAACGGGACTACAATCTGGCAATGAGCATCTACGACAGCAACCGGGGCTGGGTGACAAACAGCTACCGGATTGACGGAGGGGCTGAACTCAGCATTCGGGAAGATGATACCTCAGACTGGACCGTGGTATATCCCGCATTTCCTTCCGTACTCAACTCACTGGAGTTCAGAGATCCTGAAAAGGATTCCATGAGGGATTTCCCTGCAATGGAGGAACAGAATTATCTGCAGAAGATAATTCAGAACGGTGAGTTTCGTTGA
- a CDS encoding IS5 family transposase (programmed frameshift), with product MYRTEDKTQLSFEDFYLPFGGKLNPNNRWVQLADLIPWEDLEAEYASQFAIESGQGAPAIRFRTALGALIIKEKLGITDEETVEQIRETPYLQYLIGMQGYQDEAPFDPSMMVHFRKRISMDMITHANELIIAEERKKTEDDTEAEKEENSEVENSGKLLIDATCVPGDIRYPTDLSILNESREKLETIIDVLHAERAKGATKPRTYRQKARKDFLVVIKKRRASKNKIRKAIRKQLGYIRRNLRHIEQLATVVGLNSLSRQQYRNLLVISEVFRQQALMYESKDHRISGRIVSISQPHIRPIVRGKAGTPVEFGMKISSANIDGYMFIDRCSWDPYNESGDLVMQAEKYRHRYGVYPESIHADQIYRTRGNRNWCKERGIRLSGPPLGRPPKDRGENRERKKLARQDELDRIAVEGTFGRAKRRYSMGRLMTKLAETSESQVAMIMLVMNLEKIRKDLFYVFIIAMLRSRKITKSHFPVVLGYGNMAA from the exons ATGTATAGAACTGAGGACAAAACGCAGCTTTCATTTGAAGATTTCTATCTCCCATTTGGAGGCAAACTGAACCCCAATAACCGCTGGGTACAGCTTGCTGATTTAATTCCCTGGGAGGATTTAGAAGCAGAATATGCCTCACAGTTTGCTATCGAAAGCGGGCAAGGCGCTCCGGCGATCCGTTTCCGTACAGCATTGGGTGCCCTGATTATAAAGGAAAAATTAGGAATTACAGATGAGGAAACCGTGGAGCAGATTCGTGAGACGCCTTACCTGCAATATCTCATCGGAATGCAGGGGTACCAGGATGAGGCTCCCTTTGATCCATCAATGATGGTCCATTTCAGAAAGCGAATCAGCATGGACATGATCACTCACGCAAATGAATTGATTATTGCCGAAGAACGT AAAAAAACTGAAGATGATACGGAAGCTGAAAAAGAAGAAAATTCTGAGGTAGAAAACAGCGGAAAGCTGCTGATTGATGCCACCTGCGTACCCGGTGATATTCGATATCCCACCGATCTTTCGATTTTAAACGAGAGCCGGGAAAAACTGGAAACCATCATAGACGTTCTTCACGCAGAACGGGCCAAGGGGGCGACAAAACCCCGAACCTACCGGCAGAAAGCGCGAAAGGATTTTTTAGTGGTCATCAAAAAGCGCAGAGCAAGCAAGAACAAGATTCGCAAAGCAATACGCAAGCAGCTGGGGTACATACGCCGTAATCTCCGGCATATAGAGCAATTAGCGACGGTAGTCGGCTTGAATAGCCTGTCTCGGCAGCAGTACCGGAATCTGTTGGTTATCTCGGAAGTCTTTCGCCAGCAGGCACTGATGTATGAATCCAAAGATCATCGAATATCGGGCCGGATTGTGAGTATCTCCCAACCCCATATTCGACCCATCGTCAGGGGAAAAGCCGGTACCCCGGTTGAGTTCGGCATGAAGATTTCATCCGCCAATATTGACGGGTACATGTTCATCGATCGCTGTTCATGGGATCCATACAACGAGTCTGGTGATTTAGTCATGCAGGCTGAAAAGTACAGGCACAGATATGGCGTGTATCCGGAATCAATACACGCCGATCAGATTTACCGCACCAGGGGCAACCGGAATTGGTGCAAGGAACGGGGAATCAGATTATCCGGTCCGCCGCTTGGTCGTCCACCGAAAGATCGTGGAGAAAATCGAGAACGAAAGAAGCTGGCCCGTCAGGATGAGCTGGATAGAATAGCTGTCGAAGGGACATTTGGCAGAGCAAAACGACGGTACTCAATGGGTCGATTAATGACAAAGCTTGCTGAGACCAGTGAATCGCAGGTGGCCATGATCATGCTGGTGATGAACCTGGAAAAGATTCGGAAGGATCTTTTTTACGTCTTTATCATAGCTATGCTACGCAGCCGAAAAATTACGAAGTCTCATTTCCCCGTGGTATTGGGGTATGGTAATATGGCAGCATAG
- the gspG gene encoding type II secretion system major pseudopilin GspG, with protein sequence MKHISVMRNPEYQRGFSYIELIVVLAIMLILGGGISVSSRGFIHSARRVSARNQIETYRLALSKYHFDCGTYPSDEQGLDALWEKPYLYPVPESWSGPYLERKPGEDPWGHEFIYRRANRYNLPFIIICTGADGKEGGEGENTDILSWE encoded by the coding sequence GTGAAACACATATCAGTTATGCGGAACCCCGAATATCAGAGGGGATTCAGCTACATCGAACTGATCGTCGTACTGGCGATCATGCTGATACTCGGCGGTGGAATCAGCGTCAGTTCCAGGGGTTTTATCCACTCCGCACGAAGAGTGAGCGCACGAAATCAGATCGAGACCTACAGACTGGCCTTGAGTAAATACCATTTTGACTGCGGGACGTACCCCAGTGATGAACAGGGGCTGGATGCGCTCTGGGAAAAGCCTTATCTCTACCCGGTACCCGAATCCTGGTCAGGACCCTATCTTGAAAGAAAGCCGGGGGAGGACCCCTGGGGCCATGAGTTCATTTACCGCAGAGCGAATCGCTACAATCTGCCCTTTATCATTATCTGCACCGGTGCCGACGGCAAAGAGGGGGGAGAGGGCGAAAATACGGATATTTTGTCATGGGAATAA